A single region of the Candidatus Protochlamydia amoebophila UWE25 genome encodes:
- the lpxG gene encoding UDP-2,3-diacylglucosamine diphosphatase LpxG, producing the protein MNTKKTWSEWLWDFWCIVSIIGIWPRFIEPQLLGVSKLTLPIANLPSSLSGLTILQFSDLHWNNLFSKRLEKKLINKIKRLKPDIIVFTGDWICRSKIEKKEQLKFFLNQLQAPLGCFTIFGNHDYDRFVTINEKGDYDVEYPSSSSNIGKGFGRLLSSIRLTGKVTDAAKSTLIHAELCELLKETPFQMLDNETITISHKNKQLNICGLGEYSLGRFDPEKAFRKYNKAYPGVILSHHPDTIEILKKYPGDLILVGHTHGGQVNLPFFWSKFTQLENKKYKRGLKIVDKKWAYINRGIGSVIHFRWFATPELTLMTLKQG; encoded by the coding sequence ATGAATACTAAAAAGACATGGAGTGAATGGCTTTGGGATTTCTGGTGTATCGTGTCTATTATAGGAATTTGGCCTCGCTTTATTGAACCACAATTATTAGGTGTTTCAAAGTTGACATTGCCTATTGCTAATCTTCCTTCGTCTTTAAGTGGGCTGACTATTCTTCAATTTAGTGATCTACACTGGAACAACTTATTTTCAAAAAGATTAGAAAAAAAGTTAATTAATAAAATTAAACGATTGAAACCCGATATTATTGTTTTTACGGGAGACTGGATATGCCGTTCAAAAATCGAAAAGAAAGAACAATTAAAATTTTTTTTAAATCAATTACAGGCTCCCCTGGGTTGCTTTACCATTTTTGGTAATCATGATTATGACCGCTTTGTGACCATAAATGAAAAAGGGGATTATGATGTGGAATATCCTTCCTCTTCTTCAAATATCGGAAAAGGGTTTGGACGTTTATTGAGTTCTATTCGCTTAACAGGAAAGGTGACTGACGCTGCAAAATCAACCCTAATTCATGCAGAGCTTTGCGAACTGCTGAAAGAAACTCCTTTTCAAATGCTCGATAATGAAACAATAACTATTTCTCACAAGAATAAGCAATTGAATATTTGTGGTCTCGGCGAGTATTCTTTGGGTCGCTTTGATCCTGAAAAAGCTTTTCGGAAATACAATAAGGCGTATCCAGGTGTTATCCTTTCTCATCATCCAGATACAATTGAAATCCTTAAAAAATATCCCGGAGATCTTATATTAGTAGGCCATACGCATGGAGGTCAGGTTAACCTTCCATTTTTTTGGAGTAAATTTACTCAACTTGAGAACAAAAAATATAAGCGAGGGCTTAAAATCGTGGATAAAAAATGGGCTTACATCAATCGTGGAATTGGTAGTGTTATCCATTTTCGTTGGTTTGCTACGCCTGAGTTGACTTTGATGACTTTAAAACAAGGATAA
- the ispD gene encoding 2-C-methyl-D-erythritol 4-phosphate cytidylyltransferase, whose translation MEHQLIPFTVVLLAGGMGTRMKNLIPKQYLTIQEKPIALHSFEKLASMPEIEQMIVVCEPQYEQLFTVYKLNKPLIFARPGLRRQDSLWNGIKLIAGNPLVCIHDSARPFIEIDRIRQTVAEAEKWGAAVLGVRVKATIKICEEKQFIVNTPNRAFLWEMQTPQIVRLKLLYDGFSVAQKNELTVSDDVSLVELIDKPVKVVEGSYLNIKITTPEDLLIAQSILKNHALL comes from the coding sequence ATGGAACATCAACTAATTCCTTTTACAGTTGTTCTTTTAGCTGGTGGAATGGGAACCAGAATGAAAAATCTTATTCCCAAACAATATCTAACTATTCAAGAAAAACCTATTGCTTTACATAGCTTTGAGAAATTGGCTTCAATGCCTGAAATTGAGCAAATGATTGTTGTTTGCGAACCTCAATACGAACAACTTTTTACAGTCTATAAGTTGAATAAGCCTCTTATTTTTGCGAGACCAGGATTGCGTAGACAAGATTCTTTATGGAATGGAATTAAATTAATAGCTGGCAATCCCTTGGTTTGTATCCATGATTCTGCCCGTCCTTTTATTGAAATCGATCGGATTAGACAAACTGTTGCGGAAGCGGAAAAATGGGGGGCTGCTGTATTGGGTGTACGAGTAAAAGCGACGATTAAGATTTGTGAAGAAAAGCAATTTATCGTCAATACTCCAAATCGCGCATTTCTTTGGGAAATGCAAACACCTCAAATTGTGAGGCTAAAACTTCTTTATGACGGTTTTTCTGTTGCTCAAAAAAATGAATTAACTGTAAGTGATGATGTTTCCTTAGTGGAATTAATAGATAAACCAGTCAAAGTGGTTGAGGGATCTTATCTTAATATTAAAATTACAACACCAGAAGATCTTCTGATCGCTCAAAGTATTTTAAAAAATCATGCATTGCTATAA
- the truA gene encoding tRNA pseudouridine(38-40) synthase TruA, producing the protein MHCYKLTIAYDGTNYSGWQIQPNASSIQQKIQEALCILLKKEKVVLVGSGRTDAGVHAKGQVAHFHFQDYIDLSRLHVSLNGLLPRDIRIKAVEPVSPRFHSQYSAIRKEYHYYLHLNKVMDPFQRLYSWHFQRKIDVNILKKAAILFTGTHDFTSFANEAHRGTAAKNPVRTLYRLDIKPNEGGLRLEFEGDGFLYKMVRNIVGTLMDVASHKRAIEEINQIFAAKNRRQASLAAPPEGLFLIQVFYENENGCLD; encoded by the coding sequence ATGCATTGCTATAAATTAACGATAGCTTACGATGGAACGAACTACAGTGGATGGCAAATCCAACCTAATGCTTCTTCCATCCAACAAAAAATTCAAGAAGCTCTTTGCATTCTTTTAAAAAAAGAAAAAGTTGTTTTGGTAGGTTCAGGACGCACGGATGCTGGAGTTCATGCCAAAGGGCAAGTAGCTCATTTTCATTTTCAAGACTATATCGATCTATCACGCCTTCACGTTTCCTTAAATGGATTATTGCCGCGCGATATTCGTATTAAAGCAGTTGAGCCTGTTTCACCTCGGTTTCATTCGCAGTACAGTGCAATTCGAAAAGAATATCATTATTATTTGCATTTAAATAAAGTGATGGACCCTTTTCAACGTTTATATAGCTGGCATTTCCAAAGAAAAATAGATGTAAATATATTAAAAAAAGCGGCTATTTTATTTACGGGCACTCATGATTTTACCTCATTTGCTAATGAAGCTCACAGAGGAACTGCAGCTAAAAATCCAGTAAGAACTCTTTATCGTTTAGATATCAAACCAAACGAAGGAGGCCTTCGATTAGAATTTGAAGGGGATGGATTTTTGTATAAGATGGTAAGAAACATCGTTGGAACTTTAATGGATGTTGCTTCACATAAAAGAGCTATAGAAGAAATTAATCAGATTTTTGCTGCTAAAAATCGTCGTCAGGCAAGCCTTGCTGCTCCACCTGAAGGACTTTTTCTTATTCAAGTTTTTTACGAAAATGAAAATGGATGTTTGGATTAA
- a CDS encoding HAD family hydrolase has protein sequence MNWIQHYQLFLFDFDGLLVNTEILHFQAYQKMCEQRGFKITWSFEQYSGFAHHHANGLRDAIYAQFPALYQQEPEWNILYEEKKKAFMKLLQEGRVQLMPGVSDLLLALKEANINRCVVTHSAFQLIKTIREQNPILNSIPYWITREDYIHPKPDPQCYLTAIERYAEKEDKVIGFEDSPRGLNALLQTQAKAVLVCPPNSPYLNEVLAPELSYYPNFNTITENNHP, from the coding sequence ATGAATTGGATTCAACATTATCAACTTTTTTTATTTGATTTCGATGGACTTCTGGTCAATACCGAAATTTTACACTTTCAAGCCTATCAAAAAATGTGTGAACAAAGAGGATTTAAAATTACTTGGAGTTTTGAGCAATATTCAGGATTTGCACACCACCATGCCAATGGCTTAAGGGATGCTATATACGCTCAATTTCCAGCCCTTTATCAGCAAGAACCTGAGTGGAACATTTTATATGAAGAAAAGAAAAAAGCTTTTATGAAACTTTTACAAGAAGGCCGTGTACAATTAATGCCAGGTGTTAGCGATCTTTTACTGGCATTAAAAGAAGCTAATATTAATCGGTGTGTCGTTACTCATTCTGCTTTTCAACTTATTAAAACTATTCGAGAACAAAACCCTATTTTAAACTCCATTCCTTATTGGATAACAAGAGAAGATTATATTCACCCCAAACCTGACCCACAGTGTTATTTAACCGCTATCGAAAGATATGCTGAAAAAGAAGATAAAGTAATCGGTTTTGAAGACAGCCCAAGAGGATTAAATGCTCTTTTACAAACACAAGCGAAAGCTGTTTTAGTTTGCCCTCCTAATTCCCCTTACTTAAATGAAGTATTAGCTCCGGAATTAAGCTATTACCCAAATTTTAATACGATTACAGAAAATAATCATCCTTAA
- a CDS encoding VOC family protein yields the protein MNPIGMQLAWITVSNINSAIKFYTEIMGFELREFNEHFGWAELSGKEGARLGLAQANADFGYKPGTNAIVTITVDNIEKAREELEHKQVNLIDGIIEIPGEVKLQTFTDVDGNIFQLCQRLK from the coding sequence ATGAACCCTATTGGTATGCAGCTCGCGTGGATTACTGTCTCGAATATTAATAGTGCTATTAAATTTTACACAGAAATTATGGGTTTTGAACTTCGTGAGTTTAATGAACATTTTGGATGGGCCGAGCTTTCAGGCAAGGAAGGAGCACGTTTAGGCCTAGCTCAGGCTAATGCTGATTTTGGCTATAAGCCTGGAACTAATGCAATTGTAACAATTACAGTGGATAATATTGAAAAAGCGCGTGAAGAATTAGAACACAAACAAGTCAACCTGATTGATGGAATTATTGAAATACCAGGTGAGGTTAAGTTGCAAACATTTACAGATGTTGACGGTAACATTTTTCAGCTATGCCAGCGATTAAAATAA
- a CDS encoding peptidase C39 family protein, translating to MKNIFFWSILMILLTSSVYTNELMHRSLLVTEKKQDIFVWEEMLLNSFDELIVSWDAKRPVEGSYLIQVSLFIKEWSPWLDYAFWGAHDQYTFKKKLSKANLQVCQNIVEVLKGNKANGFRIRVIAKDNASLEQFRTLHISATDHTTHKVIATAFENIFINLEIAGLSQITLPDERHLRLCSPTSTTAVIRFLSNSLNLSPLEFADTVIDSAFDIYGSWILNTAQASHKLGNPWNCFVARFTNFNQIVDQLRKGYPVVVSVKGPLKGSALPYESGHLLVVKGYDSKKQEVFCIDPAFSTNELTHVTYALDDFLVAWGRRKGIAYVFDQ from the coding sequence ATGAAAAATATTTTTTTTTGGTCAATTTTAATGATACTATTAACTTCCTCAGTTTATACCAATGAATTAATGCATCGATCTCTTTTGGTAACGGAGAAAAAACAAGATATTTTTGTTTGGGAAGAAATGCTATTAAATTCTTTTGATGAATTAATTGTATCTTGGGATGCAAAAAGGCCAGTAGAGGGGTCATACTTAATTCAAGTAAGTTTGTTTATTAAAGAATGGTCTCCATGGCTTGATTATGCGTTTTGGGGTGCCCATGATCAATATACATTTAAAAAAAAATTATCTAAAGCAAACTTACAAGTCTGTCAAAATATTGTTGAGGTTCTAAAAGGCAATAAAGCGAACGGATTCCGAATTCGTGTAATAGCGAAAGATAATGCTTCTTTAGAGCAATTTAGAACGTTGCATATTTCTGCTACAGATCATACTACACATAAAGTTATTGCAACCGCTTTCGAAAATATATTCATTAACTTAGAAATTGCTGGACTTTCTCAAATTACTTTACCCGATGAACGTCACTTGCGTTTATGCTCGCCAACTTCTACAACTGCTGTAATACGGTTTTTATCAAATTCTTTGAATCTCTCACCGCTTGAATTTGCAGATACCGTTATAGACTCTGCATTCGATATATATGGGAGCTGGATTTTAAACACTGCACAAGCTTCCCACAAACTCGGAAATCCTTGGAATTGCTTTGTAGCTCGCTTTACAAATTTTAACCAAATTGTTGATCAATTACGTAAAGGATATCCTGTTGTAGTAAGCGTAAAAGGACCATTAAAAGGCAGTGCTCTTCCTTATGAGTCAGGACACTTATTAGTGGTGAAAGGGTATGATTCAAAAAAACAAGAAGTATTTTGTATAGATCCAGCGTTTTCTACAAATGAGTTAACCCATGTCACATATGCTTTGGATGATTTTCTGGTAGCTTGGGGTAGACGAAAAGGAATCGCTTACGTTTTCGATCAGTAA